One Dissulfuribacter thermophilus DNA segment encodes these proteins:
- the pstA gene encoding phosphate ABC transporter permease PstA yields the protein MTLRSRSLRKFVNLVALICASVSALIGIFFLVWILWEITGKGISSVNWEFFSELPTPPGEPGGGLANAIVGSIIITLLAMVLGVPIGILAGTYLSEFGHGRFADLIRFITNTFVSAPSIVVGVFVYSIMVVPMKSFSGLAGGVSLGIIMLPVITRTTEEILRLVPVGLREAALALGTPYWKMVVSIVYRAAKTGMITGVILAVARVSGETAPLLFTALNSPYWPSGLTEPMANLTVTIFNYAMSPYEDWQAKAWGGAFLITAAILAINILSRLFAQRGSKK from the coding sequence ATGACATTAAGGTCAAGATCACTGCGAAAATTTGTAAATCTCGTGGCACTCATTTGCGCGAGCGTGTCTGCCTTAATTGGTATCTTTTTCCTCGTTTGGATCCTTTGGGAAATAACGGGAAAGGGGATATCATCTGTAAATTGGGAATTTTTTTCTGAGCTTCCAACACCACCTGGCGAACCAGGAGGCGGTCTTGCCAATGCCATAGTCGGCAGCATAATAATCACTCTTTTGGCAATGGTCCTAGGAGTGCCAATAGGGATACTTGCAGGTACCTATTTGTCAGAATTCGGACACGGTCGTTTTGCTGATCTAATACGTTTCATTACAAATACCTTTGTTAGCGCACCTTCCATCGTAGTTGGCGTCTTTGTGTACTCCATTATGGTGGTCCCAATGAAGAGCTTTTCAGGACTTGCTGGTGGGGTATCCCTTGGGATCATAATGTTGCCTGTAATAACCAGGACTACAGAGGAAATACTAAGGCTAGTCCCAGTAGGACTCCGAGAAGCTGCCCTGGCCCTAGGTACCCCATATTGGAAAATGGTAGTGAGTATAGTATACAGGGCGGCAAAGACTGGCATGATTACAGGAGTGATACTTGCCGTTGCGCGCGTTTCAGGAGAAACTGCTCCGCTTCTATTTACCGCACTCAATAGTCCGTATTGGCCCAGCGGCCTCACTGAACCCATGGCGAATCTAACAGTTACCATTTTTAATTATGCAATGAGTCCTTATGAAGATTGGCAGGCAAAGGCATGGGGTGGTGCTTTTTTAATAACTGCTGCAATTCTCGCTATTAACATACTCTCGAGATTGTTTGCACAGAGAGGTAGCAAAAAATAG
- the bioB gene encoding biotin synthase BioB produces MDNIRGMQEDFFELIKQALLVKISHRGLKFGMCSIMNVKSGKCSEDCAFCAQSARHTTNAPVFGLKSKEEILRHAQRAKELGATHFSLVASGRGPTQSELAEVIEAIKYLKDRVDIKICASLGIIDEDGLRALKEAGLSRYHHNIETSREYFPTICSTHTFEERINTIKSIKNVGLECCSGCILGIGETKKDRISIAETLKEIGVDSVPINILVPIEGTRLGGKPSSITPLEVIETIALFRHTLKTPAIRLAGGREEGLGDFQALAFMAGADALMIGGYLTTPGRDPELDLRLKRDAIEFWKRFRDNAEK; encoded by the coding sequence ATGGACAACATTCGAGGCATGCAAGAAGACTTTTTCGAGTTAATAAAACAGGCCCTCTTAGTAAAGATTTCCCATAGAGGCCTAAAATTTGGCATGTGTTCTATAATGAACGTCAAAAGCGGCAAATGTAGCGAGGACTGTGCCTTTTGTGCCCAGTCAGCAAGGCATACGACTAATGCTCCAGTATTCGGACTGAAGTCAAAAGAAGAAATCTTGCGCCACGCCCAAAGGGCAAAAGAATTAGGAGCTACACATTTTAGTCTAGTTGCAAGTGGTCGTGGTCCCACCCAAAGTGAACTCGCTGAGGTTATAGAGGCGATAAAATATCTAAAAGATAGGGTAGACATCAAAATCTGTGCCTCACTTGGAATCATAGACGAAGATGGACTCAGGGCCTTAAAGGAAGCAGGCCTCAGCAGGTATCATCACAACATTGAGACATCCAGGGAATATTTTCCAACGATCTGCTCTACCCATACCTTTGAAGAAAGAATTAACACCATTAAGAGTATCAAAAATGTGGGACTGGAGTGTTGCTCTGGGTGTATTTTGGGCATTGGAGAGACTAAAAAAGATAGAATATCAATTGCTGAGACACTTAAAGAGATTGGAGTCGACTCTGTCCCCATCAATATCCTAGTGCCAATTGAGGGTACAAGACTTGGGGGGAAACCATCCAGCATCACCCCACTTGAGGTTATTGAAACCATTGCCCTGTTTAGGCATACTTTAAAGACGCCAGCGATTAGATTGGCTGGAGGGAGAGAAGAAGGACTAGGCGACTTCCAGGCCTTGGCATTCATGGCTGGCGCAGACGCATTGATGATTGGAGGATATCTTACGACTCCAGGTCGTGATCCAGAATTGGATTTAAGATTAAAAAGAGATGCAATAGAATTTTGGAAAAGGTTTAGAGATAATGCTGAAAAATAG
- the pstC gene encoding phosphate ABC transporter permease subunit PstC: MLKNRGRTPELLFQFLTRFSGSFILILLCAMLISLTWEAWPSIQKFGIGFLFSTEWDPVRGNFGALTTIVGTVLSTAIAMIIAVPLAIGVAIFLTELAPFSLRPIFGTAIELLAAIPSIIYGMWGLFSLAPILADHVQPWITEHFGFIPLFDGPPMGVGMFTAGLVLSIMILPFMASVIRDCFLMAPQVLKESAYGLGATTWEVVKDVVIPYSKRGVIGGLFLGLGRALGETMAVTFVIGNAHELSISLFDPANTIASTLANEFTEASDPLYLSALIELGLVLFMITFIILGLAEWWLNKSSPGGKSR, from the coding sequence ATGCTGAAAAATAGAGGCAGAACACCAGAGCTCTTATTTCAGTTCCTTACACGCTTTTCCGGAAGCTTTATCCTGATACTCCTTTGCGCAATGCTAATTTCCCTTACGTGGGAGGCATGGCCATCCATACAAAAATTTGGGATTGGCTTCCTCTTTTCCACGGAATGGGACCCTGTAAGGGGCAATTTCGGGGCACTTACCACAATAGTTGGCACTGTTTTATCCACTGCCATTGCAATGATCATAGCCGTACCTCTAGCCATTGGGGTTGCCATCTTTCTGACGGAACTTGCTCCTTTTTCCTTGAGACCCATCTTTGGTACGGCAATTGAGCTACTGGCAGCAATTCCCAGTATAATTTACGGTATGTGGGGGCTCTTTTCCCTTGCTCCCATACTTGCTGACCACGTGCAGCCATGGATCACAGAACACTTCGGTTTCATACCTCTATTTGACGGCCCACCTATGGGTGTTGGAATGTTTACAGCAGGTCTTGTCCTCTCCATCATGATCCTTCCATTTATGGCCTCAGTCATCAGAGACTGTTTTTTAATGGCGCCACAGGTGCTCAAAGAATCCGCCTATGGTCTTGGTGCCACCACATGGGAAGTAGTCAAGGATGTGGTCATTCCCTATAGCAAACGGGGAGTCATCGGTGGATTGTTTCTTGGACTGGGGAGGGCTCTTGGAGAAACAATGGCAGTCACATTTGTGATTGGAAACGCCCATGAACTCAGCATTTCCCTTTTTGATCCAGCCAATACAATTGCCTCAACACTTGCAAATGAATTTACCGAGGCATCGGATCCACTCTATTTGTCTGCACTGATAGAGCTTGGTCTTGTCCTCTTTATGATCACCTTCATCATACTTGGTTTGGCAGAATGGTGGCTCAATAAGAGTAGCCCTGGAGGAAAATCTAGATGA
- the cmk gene encoding (d)CMP kinase, translating into MTVIAIDGPAGSGKSTIARLLAERLDFQYLDTGAMYRAVALAVHRKNLDPNDEESVRKLLPTLSIDLRGDRTFLNAEDVSHLIRTPEIDLLASTVSKLPCVREFLTKLQRDFAEGRDIVAEGRDMGTVVFPEAPYKFFLTASPEERARRRKKQLETQGEKVLYETILYQIKSRDKQDSGRSIAPLKVAKNAVVVDTTGKTIEEVLTEIIRSMDRG; encoded by the coding sequence GTGACTGTTATCGCTATCGATGGACCAGCAGGCTCTGGAAAGAGCACCATTGCCAGACTCCTTGCTGAGAGACTCGATTTTCAATACCTGGATACAGGTGCAATGTATAGGGCTGTGGCACTGGCGGTTCATCGAAAAAATTTGGATCCAAACGACGAAGAGTCAGTAAGAAAATTGCTTCCAACACTCAGTATTGACCTTAGAGGAGATAGGACCTTTTTAAATGCAGAAGACGTCTCTCATCTCATTAGAACGCCAGAAATTGACCTCCTTGCATCAACGGTATCCAAACTTCCTTGTGTAAGGGAATTTTTAACAAAACTACAGAGAGACTTTGCAGAAGGCCGTGATATTGTTGCAGAAGGTCGCGATATGGGAACAGTAGTCTTCCCAGAAGCGCCCTATAAATTCTTTCTAACAGCATCACCAGAAGAACGGGCCAGGAGACGAAAAAAACAGCTTGAAACCCAAGGTGAAAAGGTGTTATATGAAACTATATTGTATCAAATAAAAAGCAGAGATAAACAAGACAGCGGTCGTTCAATCGCCCCATTAAAGGTCGCCAAAAATGCCGTAGTGGTTGATACCACTGGTAAAACTATAGAAGAGGTATTAACTGAAATAATAAGGAGTATGGATCGTGGCTAG
- the pstB gene encoding phosphate ABC transporter ATP-binding protein PstB, with protein sequence MLLPSNVPVKIKVRNLNFFYGSFQALFDNNLDIAERKVTAFIGPSGCGKSTHIRTYNRMFSLYPDQRASGEIIIEGQNILAEDVDLIELRTRVGMVFQKPTPFPMSIFDNVAYGLRLKAKMPKSELEGRVEEALRGAALWDEVKDNLNAMGTDLSGGQQQRLCIARAIAVEPEVILMDEPCSALDPVATYKIEELIDKLKEKFTIVIVTHNMQQAARVSDYTAFFYLGRCVEFGPTESIFTAPSKKETEDYITGRFG encoded by the coding sequence ATGCTACTTCCCAGTAATGTTCCCGTAAAGATAAAGGTTAGGAACTTAAACTTTTTTTATGGTTCTTTTCAGGCGCTATTCGATAATAACCTCGACATTGCTGAAAGAAAGGTGACTGCATTCATAGGGCCTTCAGGGTGCGGCAAATCCACCCACATCCGCACGTATAATCGAATGTTTTCTCTTTATCCAGACCAACGTGCCAGTGGAGAGATCATCATTGAGGGCCAAAATATTTTGGCTGAAGATGTTGACTTGATTGAGTTGAGAACAAGAGTTGGGATGGTGTTTCAAAAGCCAACCCCTTTTCCAATGAGTATCTTTGACAACGTAGCCTATGGACTGAGATTGAAGGCTAAAATGCCCAAGTCTGAATTGGAAGGAAGAGTAGAAGAGGCACTCCGTGGTGCTGCGTTGTGGGACGAAGTAAAAGACAATTTAAATGCCATGGGAACAGACCTTTCTGGTGGTCAGCAACAAAGGCTATGTATAGCTAGAGCCATTGCAGTTGAACCAGAGGTCATATTGATGGATGAACCCTGTTCTGCCCTCGATCCTGTGGCCACATATAAGATTGAAGAACTAATTGATAAACTCAAAGAGAAATTTACAATAGTCATTGTCACCCACAACATGCAACAAGCAGCAAGGGTGTCTGACTACACTGCCTTCTTCTACCTTGGAAGATGTGTAGAATTTGGACCCACCGAAAGTATCTTCACAGCCCCGTCTAAGAAAGAAACAGAGGATTACATTACTGGGCGTTTCGGTTAA
- the bioA gene encoding adenosylmethionine--8-amino-7-oxononanoate transaminase — MNTHLAKKFISIDRDFIWHPYTQMKDFEHKDPLFVERGEGVFLYDVYGKAYYDTISSWWCIVHGHNHPHIKEAITRQINILDQVHFAGTTHEPAIRVAELLREFVPKRLSRIFFSDNGSTAVEVALKMAVQYWHHAGFSEKNTFVSLEYGYHGDTIGAMSLGGVPQFKGPFDALTFDSIRLPAPYCYRCPMGQEKGECDIDCLNPLEDILKEKRDQIAGIILEPLLMGAGGMLVYPETYLKRLEALIKDKEIFLIFDEVATGFARTGEMFAFMKAGVIPDFLCISKGLTGGILPLGATLTTEDVFNSFYAEYIEGKTFYHGHTFTANPLSTAAARASLELFKLNPIVESVKAKELILQNSVKAFMDFPFVGDIRGIGMVWAFELVKDKETKTPFPTEFRAGWKVYQEGLKHGLILRPLGDVTYLFLPQCITKRQIEDCLQRLWTTFEACKKTFSS, encoded by the coding sequence ATGAACACACACTTAGCGAAAAAATTCATAAGCATAGATAGGGATTTCATCTGGCATCCCTATACCCAGATGAAGGATTTTGAGCATAAGGACCCCCTCTTCGTTGAAAGGGGTGAAGGTGTATTTCTCTACGACGTCTATGGTAAGGCATACTACGATACCATCTCTTCATGGTGGTGCATTGTCCATGGGCATAATCACCCCCATATAAAAGAGGCCATAACAAGACAGATCAATATCCTAGATCAGGTCCATTTTGCAGGCACCACACATGAACCAGCCATAAGGGTTGCTGAACTCCTAAGAGAGTTCGTTCCTAAAAGACTTTCTCGCATCTTCTTTTCAGATAATGGCTCCACAGCAGTGGAAGTTGCGCTAAAAATGGCTGTTCAATACTGGCACCACGCAGGATTTAGCGAGAAAAACACCTTTGTTTCCTTGGAATATGGCTATCATGGAGATACCATAGGGGCCATGAGTCTGGGAGGCGTCCCGCAATTCAAGGGGCCCTTTGATGCCCTCACCTTTGATTCTATTAGATTACCTGCCCCCTATTGTTACAGATGTCCCATGGGCCAGGAAAAGGGAGAATGCGATATAGATTGCCTAAATCCCCTTGAAGACATCCTAAAAGAAAAAAGGGACCAAATTGCTGGAATCATTCTTGAACCTCTATTAATGGGCGCAGGGGGTATGCTTGTTTACCCCGAAACCTATTTGAAGAGACTCGAGGCCCTCATTAAAGACAAAGAGATATTCCTTATCTTTGATGAGGTGGCTACAGGGTTTGCGAGGACCGGTGAGATGTTCGCCTTTATGAAGGCTGGCGTAATCCCGGACTTTTTATGCATCTCAAAAGGCCTTACAGGCGGCATTCTACCCCTAGGAGCCACTTTGACCACTGAAGATGTCTTTAATTCATTTTATGCTGAATATATAGAGGGGAAGACCTTTTATCACGGCCACACATTCACAGCCAATCCGCTATCTACTGCTGCTGCCCGTGCCTCCTTGGAACTTTTTAAGCTCAATCCCATAGTTGAATCTGTGAAAGCAAAAGAGCTTATATTACAAAATTCCGTAAAGGCATTCATGGATTTCCCATTTGTAGGTGATATTAGAGGGATAGGAATGGTTTGGGCCTTTGAGTTAGTAAAAGATAAAGAGACAAAGACCCCTTTTCCAACTGAGTTCCGGGCTGGCTGGAAGGTGTATCAGGAAGGCCTTAAACATGGACTGATTTTAAGGCCCTTAGGGGATGTAACATACCTATTCTTGCCACAGTGTATTACAAAAAGGCAAATTGAAGATTGTCTCCAGAGACTATGGACAACATTCGAGGCATGCAAGAAGACTTTTTCGAGTTAA
- a CDS encoding MarR family winged helix-turn-helix transcriptional regulator, whose amino-acid sequence MARKKNSKICEEQNRFSIDECLGFIANRLVRVFQKAFDKKLEAHGLTSAQFCVLAKLLEEEGITQTELAHRLYIESPTLVRTLDRMEEANIIERRRDPSDRRAYHIHLKPKGKKMRDFVDEIGFAVHQEATKGLTKDQIENLRSTLFRIWQNLENLQ is encoded by the coding sequence GTGGCTAGGAAAAAGAATTCAAAAATATGCGAAGAGCAAAATCGTTTTAGCATAGACGAATGTCTTGGTTTTATTGCCAACAGATTGGTAAGGGTATTTCAAAAGGCATTTGACAAAAAACTCGAAGCCCATGGTCTCACAAGTGCCCAGTTCTGTGTCCTTGCCAAACTCTTGGAAGAAGAGGGTATTACTCAAACTGAGCTTGCCCATAGGCTCTATATTGAAAGCCCTACCCTCGTAAGGACACTTGATAGGATGGAAGAGGCCAATATTATTGAAAGAAGACGTGATCCAAGCGATAGAAGAGCCTATCATATTCACCTTAAACCCAAAGGTAAGAAGATGAGGGACTTCGTGGATGAAATCGGATTTGCAGTACATCAAGAGGCCACAAAGGGGCTCACAAAGGATCAAATAGAGAATCTTCGCAGTACGCTCTTCAGAATCTGGCAAAACTTAGAAAATCTACAATAA
- the bioD gene encoding dethiobiotin synthase, with amino-acid sequence MAKSIIRGFRFKEQTKEKGIGMIIFVSGTDTDCGKTFVASHLCLAFKRLGVKVGYQKWVSTGNKDFSDDARMVYRLLGREDFPLPGSLETPYCFSIPASPHLAAEKDQAIIELDTLKKATLDLKKQLEVLIIEGAGGLLVPITRDVLLAQFVKEMDIPVLLVARAGVGTINHTLLSLNYIKQEGLKFKGLIMNEQEPTDPKIFMDNLKIIEQFSGISPLCKIHFSSSIDNSPLDEVIVAARKLLNES; translated from the coding sequence TTGGCAAAGTCCATAATCCGGGGATTCAGATTTAAAGAACAGACAAAGGAGAAAGGTATTGGCATGATCATATTTGTCTCTGGAACGGACACTGATTGCGGAAAGACCTTTGTTGCCTCTCATCTCTGTCTTGCATTTAAAAGGCTTGGAGTAAAAGTAGGCTACCAGAAATGGGTGAGCACTGGGAACAAAGATTTCTCAGATGACGCCCGCATGGTTTACAGGCTACTTGGAAGAGAGGACTTTCCATTACCAGGAAGCCTTGAAACCCCCTACTGTTTTTCCATTCCGGCCTCCCCTCACCTGGCAGCGGAAAAAGATCAAGCCATTATAGAGTTAGACACACTAAAAAAGGCCACATTAGACCTCAAAAAGCAACTAGAAGTCCTAATCATTGAGGGGGCTGGTGGTTTATTGGTCCCAATTACCAGAGATGTATTGTTGGCACAGTTTGTAAAGGAAATGGATATCCCTGTCCTACTGGTAGCCAGGGCAGGAGTTGGTACCATCAACCACACACTGCTGTCACTAAACTACATAAAACAAGAAGGTTTAAAATTCAAAGGGCTCATAATGAATGAACAAGAACCAACTGACCCAAAAATTTTTATGGACAATTTAAAAATTATTGAACAATTTTCTGGAATTAGCCCTCTTTGTAAAATACATTTTAGTTCATCCATTGACAATTCTCCACTTGATGAAGTAATAGTGGCGGCCAGAAAACTATTAAATGAAAGTTGA